Proteins encoded in a region of the Deltaproteobacteria bacterium genome:
- the pabB gene encoding aminodeoxychorismate synthase component I — MLLPIYEKIQSSFLPFFLIYNRPEGFVYLGEATEKIVGLPCLKMRKRSGGLPFESGAVGYIPYEYSASEDIQARPEFLLCNKVQNLKEEELFSLPRTPSFKLALEDFTPDFTRSAYLDALQKIKTHLERGDCYQVNLSQKFECVLPEGFDAFEYFHYLNAKHPAPYAAYLNFGDRQILSFSPELFLKKTGKHIETRPIKGTQKRSQRPAEDEALKQALQQSSKERAELLMIVDLERNDFGKICEVGSVRVSKFYEVETYDYVHHLMASVEGRLREKVSFQKIMEATFPGGSVTGAPKKKAMEIIKNLEPHGRGIYTGALGWMDTSGDFLFNLAIRTLEIYQGKASFCVGGGIVMDSDFESEYEETLLKSRVFF, encoded by the coding sequence ATGCTTCTCCCTATTTATGAAAAAATTCAATCTTCTTTTCTCCCTTTTTTTTTGATCTATAACAGGCCGGAAGGATTTGTTTATTTGGGTGAGGCAACAGAGAAAATAGTAGGGCTTCCCTGTTTGAAGATGCGCAAGAGATCAGGGGGTCTCCCTTTTGAGTCCGGGGCCGTAGGATATATTCCTTATGAGTACTCTGCCTCTGAGGATATTCAGGCCAGACCTGAATTTCTCCTTTGCAACAAAGTACAAAATCTTAAAGAAGAGGAGTTGTTTTCGCTCCCTCGAACTCCCTCATTTAAATTGGCCCTAGAGGATTTTACGCCCGATTTCACTCGTTCGGCTTATCTGGACGCCCTTCAAAAAATTAAAACTCATCTTGAACGGGGGGATTGTTATCAGGTGAATCTTTCCCAAAAATTTGAATGTGTACTCCCTGAGGGTTTTGATGCTTTTGAATACTTTCATTATCTGAATGCAAAACATCCTGCCCCTTATGCGGCCTATCTTAATTTTGGGGACAGGCAGATCTTATCTTTTTCTCCCGAACTTTTTTTAAAAAAAACTGGGAAACACATTGAAACCCGTCCCATCAAGGGAACTCAAAAAAGATCTCAAAGGCCTGCGGAAGATGAAGCCCTGAAACAAGCTTTGCAACAGTCGTCCAAAGAAAGAGCCGAGTTGTTGATGATCGTTGATTTGGAAAGAAATGATTTTGGAAAAATCTGTGAAGTAGGCTCTGTGCGAGTCTCAAAATTTTATGAAGTGGAAACTTATGATTATGTTCATCATCTGATGGCCAGTGTAGAAGGGCGCCTGAGGGAGAAGGTCTCTTTTCAGAAAATTATGGAAGCCACTTTTCCGGGAGGGTCTGTAACAGGGGCTCCCAAGAAAAAGGCCATGGAAATTATCAAAAACCTGGAACCTCACGGGCGTGGAATTTACACGGGTGCCTTGGGTTGGATGGATACTTCGGGAGATTTTTTATTTAATTTGGCCATTCGAACCCTGGAGATATACCAAGGTAAAGCAAGTTTTTGTGTGGGAGGTGGAATTGTGATGGATAGTGATTTCGAAAGCGAGTATGAGGAGACCTTGTTGAAATCTAGGGTGTTTTTCTAG
- a CDS encoding twin-arginine translocase TatA/TatE family subunit has protein sequence MTHILLGIAGLGTAELIVVLLMILIIFGVGKLPEIGSGLGKGIRNFKKNMQGGGEEEKDDNPDTKDQNNKSS, from the coding sequence ATGACGCACATCTTGCTTGGAATTGCCGGCCTTGGCACCGCCGAATTGATTGTCGTTTTGCTTATGATCCTTATTATTTTTGGTGTAGGGAAGTTGCCTGAAATTGGTTCGGGGCTTGGAAAAGGAATCCGCAACTTCAAGAAAAATATGCAAGGAGGAGGCGAAGAAGAGAAGGATGACAATCCAGATACAAAAGATCAAAATAACAAATCCTCCTAG
- a CDS encoding ZIP family metal transporter, with the protein MTFIQPLFFYFTLMSAAVLAGGILPVFRHWHPSRLPLALSLSAGLMLGSSFIHLIPEAFELIGAKASTFVLLGLFFLYFFEKYITVHICETDSCEVHKPLGISAVIGLFLHSLTDGFALGVGLLVPKLGIVVFAAIFFHKTMEAFSLSSILIHAAHSKSNIILANLLLLAAIPLGALLSYYFVGFNNPNLGGAALAFSAGTFLHISLSDLLPEVHRYSTLKNQAFICFMLGLVAMFVLGRFLH; encoded by the coding sequence ATGACCTTTATTCAACCTCTATTTTTCTATTTCACACTCATGAGCGCTGCAGTGCTTGCGGGGGGCATTCTGCCGGTCTTTCGGCACTGGCATCCCAGCCGCCTGCCCTTGGCGCTTTCTCTTTCTGCGGGTTTGATGTTGGGCTCCAGTTTTATCCATCTGATTCCCGAGGCCTTTGAACTCATTGGTGCCAAGGCCTCCACTTTTGTTTTACTGGGGCTTTTCTTTTTGTATTTTTTCGAAAAATACATCACGGTTCACATCTGCGAAACCGATTCCTGCGAGGTGCATAAACCCCTTGGAATTTCGGCCGTCATCGGTTTATTTCTGCATTCTCTCACCGATGGATTCGCTTTGGGAGTAGGTTTGCTGGTTCCTAAACTGGGTATCGTGGTCTTTGCCGCCATCTTTTTTCATAAAACGATGGAAGCCTTTTCACTCAGTTCCATCCTGATTCACGCGGCCCATTCCAAATCGAACATTATTCTGGCAAATCTTTTGTTGTTGGCCGCCATCCCTTTGGGAGCCCTGCTTTCTTATTATTTTGTGGGATTCAACAATCCCAATCTGGGCGGTGCTGCCCTGGCGTTTTCTGCGGGAACCTTTCTCCACATCTCGCTTTCCGATTTACTTCCCGAGGTGCATCGATATTCCACTTTAAAAAACCAGGCCTTTATCTGTTTTATGCTGGGGCTCGTGGCCATGTTTGTGCTGGGGCGTTTTTTGCATTAA
- a CDS encoding methyltransferase, translating to MNFYIQNQTVVNPQAQAVLTEMAAHPDRFPMLRTHGNRVDINAQGMQELFNLNRQGDGRDQIDQDDVIALSDLLHAGHENEEVSPQDLQNIAALFAEYQRIVPTTGPRLVSHLFDPNGLRPSRVMSPASSTASLAPIHFNSVAQRLTLQHLHGFLNRIHFDAANQRIHPHSYSYSPVYDTQNTLGGIRGSNASPFESDPRLRIQNNALRFLMYGEAINEQQARELFASAPGLFEELKSLNLVVETQSAGQAVQYRMNALSLTSQRLPNGQVMYLFMDAPEHISGSALQERTAQLSSTSYILLHQLMEDYLHHNPLSGRIADMGSGIGIQSIALLKLYPHIQTAFAVEIDDHSLNISRLNALLNGVQNRFVGVDNHDPQNLARLLGRNRLDYVVSNPPFNAMPRYYAEQFTDFGDGGPDGLAVTRIFLNQALPLLREGGEFLMYSVLVVNENQQVPLYQNLLARPGLRVEANPLGIRDLNVGVSTYGVMFSRYLRRHGHNEVSPEAFTRALQADHVARFQAAMVRILRRSAVQTGIRIVGEVESRLGAMVGHYNGDGGNNGPVDPYSDIPISGGTGFWVEEHARSIPLWTE from the coding sequence ATGAACTTTTATATACAAAACCAGACAGTCGTTAATCCTCAGGCCCAGGCCGTTTTAACCGAGATGGCTGCGCATCCAGACCGTTTCCCCATGCTGAGAACTCACGGAAACCGCGTGGATATCAATGCTCAAGGGATGCAAGAGCTGTTTAATCTGAATCGTCAGGGAGACGGTCGCGATCAGATTGATCAGGACGATGTGATTGCCCTCAGCGATTTACTGCATGCAGGCCACGAAAATGAAGAGGTAAGCCCGCAGGATCTTCAGAATATCGCTGCCCTGTTTGCAGAATATCAACGGATAGTTCCCACAACAGGGCCACGCCTGGTCTCCCATTTGTTTGATCCCAATGGCCTACGCCCGTCTAGAGTAATGAGCCCTGCCTCTTCTACCGCTTCTCTGGCCCCCATTCATTTCAACTCGGTGGCGCAACGCTTGACGCTTCAACATTTGCATGGCTTTCTAAATCGTATCCATTTTGATGCGGCCAATCAGCGCATTCATCCGCATAGTTATAGCTACTCTCCTGTTTATGATACCCAAAATACTTTGGGAGGAATCCGAGGCAGCAACGCCTCTCCTTTTGAATCGGATCCTCGTCTACGCATTCAAAATAATGCCCTTCGTTTTTTGATGTATGGAGAGGCCATTAATGAACAGCAAGCCCGTGAGCTTTTTGCCTCTGCCCCCGGATTATTCGAAGAACTGAAAAGCCTGAATCTCGTCGTCGAAACCCAGTCTGCTGGCCAAGCGGTCCAATACCGCATGAACGCGCTTTCTCTCACTTCCCAGCGTTTACCCAATGGCCAGGTGATGTATCTGTTTATGGATGCCCCCGAGCATATTTCAGGATCCGCTTTACAAGAAAGAACGGCCCAACTCAGCTCCACCAGCTATATTCTTCTGCATCAATTGATGGAGGATTATCTGCACCACAACCCCCTCAGTGGCCGAATTGCGGACATGGGATCGGGGATTGGTATTCAATCCATCGCCCTGCTGAAGCTGTATCCCCATATTCAAACCGCTTTTGCCGTCGAAATTGATGACCACTCTCTCAATATTTCTCGACTCAACGCCTTGCTCAACGGAGTCCAAAATCGATTTGTTGGTGTAGACAATCATGATCCTCAAAATCTTGCGCGGCTTTTGGGACGCAACCGACTGGATTATGTGGTCTCAAACCCCCCTTTTAACGCGATGCCTAGGTACTATGCCGAACAATTCACCGATTTTGGAGATGGGGGTCCCGATGGGCTGGCGGTCACTCGCATTTTTTTAAATCAGGCCCTGCCTCTTTTGCGGGAGGGTGGAGAGTTTCTCATGTACTCTGTGCTGGTCGTCAACGAAAACCAGCAAGTCCCTTTGTATCAAAACTTGCTCGCCAGACCTGGATTAAGAGTGGAGGCAAACCCCTTAGGCATTCGCGACTTGAATGTGGGGGTTTCAACTTATGGAGTCATGTTCTCTCGTTACCTGAGAAGGCATGGACACAACGAAGTTTCTCCAGAAGCCTTTACACGGGCCCTTCAAGCGGATCATGTGGCCCGATTTCAGGCTGCGATGGTCCGTATTCTAAGAAGATCCGCTGTACAGACTGGAATACGAATCGTAGGAGAAGTAGAATCCCGCCTCGGAGCAATGGTAGGGCATTACAATGGTGATGGCGGCAACAATGGCCCTGTTGACCCTTACAGTGACATCCCTATTTCCGGAGGAACAGGGTTTTGGGTGGAGGAGCACGCTCGATCGATCCCATTGTGGACAGAGTAA
- a CDS encoding aminotransferase class IV: MVSNIVYQNGLFLEESRVKISLSDSAFLWGAGFFETLRVSQGVAVFLEDHLDRLFGSLKELQLTPPVSRIRLKFLVYETLNLNHLKEAVLRIWVSFDSGSLREMDLQKARPSLIISCKPFEAFPRELYQEGVACVVVKDFFSNAGKLASYKTNSYFNSVIAKQKAKQENAFEALLTNALGNITEGATSNIFVIHQAKLLTPSLSDGVLAGISRQKILDLAKDLDLEVQEKSLLLEDLFEAEEVFLSSSLKHVLAVSEVDGKKIGNPGVGAWTQKISEAYLEKIQWYVEQVLSDQSGLGQE; encoded by the coding sequence ATGGTTTCCAATATCGTTTATCAAAATGGGCTTTTTCTTGAAGAAAGCCGAGTGAAAATCAGTTTATCCGATTCTGCTTTTCTTTGGGGGGCCGGTTTTTTTGAGACCTTGCGCGTTTCTCAAGGGGTCGCCGTCTTTTTGGAGGATCATCTGGATCGCCTTTTTGGATCTTTAAAAGAACTTCAGCTTACCCCTCCGGTTTCGAGGATTCGTTTAAAGTTTTTGGTATATGAAACGCTGAACCTCAATCACCTCAAAGAAGCAGTCTTGCGCATTTGGGTAAGTTTTGACTCGGGCTCTTTGAGAGAAATGGATCTTCAAAAAGCGCGGCCTTCCCTGATTATTTCTTGTAAACCCTTTGAGGCCTTTCCCAGAGAACTTTATCAGGAGGGGGTGGCTTGTGTGGTGGTGAAAGATTTTTTCTCCAATGCCGGGAAGCTCGCTTCATACAAGACGAACAGCTATTTTAATTCGGTCATCGCCAAACAAAAAGCCAAACAAGAAAATGCCTTTGAGGCCCTCTTAACGAATGCCTTGGGAAATATTACGGAGGGAGCCACGAGCAATATTTTTGTCATTCATCAAGCGAAACTGCTCACGCCTTCTTTGTCGGATGGAGTATTGGCCGGGATTAGCCGTCAGAAAATTCTGGATCTGGCCAAGGATCTGGATTTGGAAGTTCAGGAAAAGTCCCTGCTGCTCGAAGACCTTTTTGAAGCCGAAGAAGTCTTCTTGAGCTCTTCACTCAAGCATGTGCTGGCTGTTTCGGAAGTGGATGGGAAGAAAATTGGAAACCCGGGTGTGGGGGCCTGGACCCAAAAGATTTCAGAGGCCTATTTAGAGAAAATTCAGTGGTATGTGGAACAGGTGTTGTCGGATCAATCCGGTTTAGGTCAAGAATGA
- a CDS encoding hydroxymethylpyrimidine/phosphomethylpyrimidine kinase — protein sequence MHKKVLIIGGSDPSCGAGIQADLAVIYSLKIPCACVITALTAQNENKFYSFQSATTKNFQDQLESISIKPKNLIVKIGMLANAELVTVLLHWLKKNAPAFVILDPVFRSSTGFDLLNKTGIELLQKNSACFDLMTPNVEEFETLSGFPIKNEKDYLEKAVAWQRQILKQNPNFNLLIKGGHLKESANDYWISSEEVFKFKGKRILKNKETHGTGCSLASFIAAYLAKGKNLKSAVVLAKKEVLKKIHHS from the coding sequence ATGCACAAAAAAGTTCTCATCATCGGTGGCTCCGACCCCAGCTGCGGGGCGGGGATTCAGGCGGATTTAGCGGTGATTTACTCCTTAAAAATCCCCTGCGCTTGCGTCATTACCGCCCTCACCGCACAAAATGAAAACAAATTCTATTCTTTTCAAAGTGCCACGACAAAGAATTTTCAGGATCAGCTAGAATCGATCTCGATCAAACCCAAAAATCTCATCGTAAAAATAGGAATGCTGGCCAATGCAGAACTGGTGACAGTTCTGCTTCACTGGCTCAAAAAAAATGCGCCCGCGTTTGTGATCCTTGATCCTGTCTTTCGTTCTTCGACCGGCTTTGATTTATTAAACAAAACTGGCATTGAACTGCTTCAAAAAAATTCTGCCTGCTTTGATCTGATGACTCCCAATGTAGAAGAATTCGAGACACTCAGTGGATTCCCGATCAAAAACGAAAAAGACTATTTGGAAAAAGCCGTGGCGTGGCAGCGGCAGATTTTAAAACAAAATCCGAATTTTAATCTTTTGATCAAAGGGGGCCATTTAAAAGAGAGTGCCAACGATTATTGGATAAGCTCTGAAGAAGTTTTTAAATTTAAAGGAAAAAGAATTCTAAAAAACAAAGAAACCCATGGCACTGGCTGTAGCCTGGCGTCCTTTATTGCCGCCTATCTTGCAAAAGGAAAAAATCTGAAGTCGGCTGTAGTGCTGGCTAAAAAAGAGGTGCTAAAAAAGATTCATCATTCTTGA
- a CDS encoding PAS domain S-box protein, with protein sequence MIDLHFFEQIIASLPDALLLIDKEGYVTYLNPVAQEMLGSSLSQIQGKKVEHLFPQSKDLQARIKTTLKTGHSFTLRENEWTNPLLRHTYVLEFNLEPLHTAEGQICGARLLCRDLSPLKKMEEDLKVADRLGVMGTIASGLAHEIKNPLGGIKGAAQMMLRAKPKEEWVEYLQMIVKETERVNELLVELLNFASPKKITLKQLNLNQLLEEVLCLEEQAAKANHIKVLRFYDPSLPDILGDENQLKQVFLNLIKNAREALGDVPGGKIEVRTRLFTEYQLKTEKGQAVRLIEIAIKDEGCGMEDEVLKRLFSPFFSTKKRGSGLGLAISHRIITEHQGFIQVESAPNRGTVFKVFLRAAS encoded by the coding sequence ATGATCGATCTCCATTTTTTCGAACAAATCATTGCTTCGTTGCCCGATGCCCTGCTGCTGATTGACAAGGAAGGATACGTCACTTACCTCAATCCCGTTGCCCAAGAAATGTTGGGCTCTTCGCTTTCTCAAATTCAGGGCAAAAAAGTTGAGCATTTATTTCCTCAATCTAAAGATTTACAGGCACGCATAAAAACCACGCTGAAGACAGGTCATAGCTTTACCCTTCGAGAAAACGAATGGACCAACCCCCTGCTGAGGCATACCTACGTGCTGGAATTCAACCTGGAGCCCTTGCACACTGCAGAAGGGCAAATTTGTGGGGCCAGGCTTCTGTGTCGGGATTTGAGTCCCCTTAAAAAGATGGAAGAAGATCTGAAGGTGGCCGATCGCCTGGGCGTGATGGGAACGATTGCCTCGGGCTTGGCGCACGAAATCAAGAATCCCTTGGGAGGCATTAAAGGCGCTGCCCAGATGATGTTGCGGGCCAAGCCCAAAGAGGAGTGGGTGGAATATCTGCAAATGATTGTCAAAGAGACCGAGCGAGTAAACGAGCTGTTGGTGGAACTTTTAAACTTCGCCAGCCCCAAAAAAATTACACTGAAGCAGTTGAACTTAAACCAATTGCTCGAAGAAGTGCTTTGCCTCGAGGAACAAGCGGCCAAGGCAAATCACATAAAAGTTTTAAGATTTTATGACCCTTCGCTTCCTGATATTTTAGGAGATGAAAATCAACTGAAACAGGTCTTTTTAAATTTGATCAAAAATGCACGCGAGGCCTTGGGCGATGTCCCTGGGGGAAAGATTGAAGTTCGAACCCGCCTCTTTACCGAATACCAGCTTAAAACCGAAAAAGGTCAAGCCGTTCGACTGATCGAAATAGCCATCAAAGACGAAGGCTGTGGCATGGAAGATGAGGTGCTCAAGCGTCTGTTCTCCCCATTTTTTAGTACAAAAAAACGGGGCAGCGGTTTAGGACTTGCCATCAGCCATCGAATTATTACAGAACATCAGGGTTTTATCCAGGTAGAGTCGGCTCCAAATCGGGGAACTGTTTTCAAGGTTTTTTTGAGGGCGGCGAGTTGA
- a CDS encoding AAA family ATPase produces MDFKELFDKKLLIVSGKGGVGKTTVSLLLAHLASQSGKKTLLVEMNNAQRTGIFFGLKKVPYKEKEVLENLFITSIQAPNTFEEYILDQIHSKTIYSLIFENRYVRNFLDATPGLSELLQIGKVWALTERDLDKEKKHKYDLVILDAPATGHGLALLNVAQVVIRAIKMGPLYNQASRIVKLLQDPLKTQLIVTALAEEMPINEALEMLRQARLKLKLNCGPVILNGIFPRFLSDEEWEVTRRELNTLESTEELGRVVLFYQERVLLQKTYKEKLLHELEGHPCWELPFLFQDAGTLKGIKQLATCLRDESLT; encoded by the coding sequence ATGGATTTTAAAGAACTTTTTGATAAAAAGTTGCTCATTGTTTCAGGCAAGGGAGGCGTTGGAAAAACAACGGTTTCCCTTCTCTTGGCCCACCTTGCTTCCCAAAGCGGAAAGAAAACCTTGCTGGTCGAAATGAATAATGCCCAGAGAACGGGCATTTTTTTTGGGCTAAAAAAAGTTCCCTACAAAGAAAAAGAAGTTCTGGAAAATTTGTTTATCACCAGTATCCAGGCCCCAAATACCTTTGAAGAGTACATTTTAGACCAGATTCACAGCAAAACAATTTATTCCTTAATTTTTGAAAATCGCTATGTTCGTAATTTTCTGGATGCCACTCCAGGTCTTAGTGAACTCTTGCAAATTGGTAAAGTATGGGCCTTAACGGAACGGGATTTGGACAAAGAAAAAAAACACAAATACGACCTGGTTATTTTGGATGCCCCTGCCACCGGACATGGGCTGGCCTTGCTCAATGTGGCGCAGGTCGTTATTCGCGCCATTAAAATGGGACCTCTGTACAACCAGGCCTCTCGCATTGTGAAGCTGCTGCAAGATCCTTTAAAGACTCAATTGATTGTCACCGCCCTGGCCGAGGAAATGCCGATCAACGAAGCTTTGGAAATGCTGAGACAAGCGAGGCTAAAATTAAAGTTGAATTGCGGTCCTGTGATTTTAAACGGGATCTTCCCTCGTTTTTTGAGTGATGAAGAATGGGAAGTAACAAGAAGAGAATTGAATACCTTAGAATCTACGGAAGAACTTGGAAGAGTAGTTCTTTTTTATCAAGAACGAGTTTTGCTCCAAAAAACTTATAAAGAAAAACTACTCCATGAACTCGAAGGGCATCCTTGCTGGGAACTGCCCTTTTTATTTCAGGATGCGGGCACACTGAAGGGTATTAAGCAGTTGGCTACTTGTTTAAGAGACGAATCACTTACATGA
- the thiE gene encoding thiamine phosphate synthase: MTQGLYAICDISFSSHKSQHELAQQLLAGGAKILQLRMKNAKDLNRVREQAQKILEEKKNYNFCFVLNDYVELALELGVDGIHVGENDLPVSEVRKIVGPQMLIGYSSHSIEEAKQAEAEGADYVALGAIFPTATKGPGRPVQGLEKLKEFVAQISIPKVAIGGITWDNLEGVLNTGVDAIAMITALSKAEDVSKATELYIKKIATLSARYR, translated from the coding sequence ATGACGCAAGGTCTCTACGCCATCTGCGATATCAGTTTTTCTTCCCACAAAAGTCAGCATGAACTTGCCCAACAGTTATTGGCAGGCGGAGCAAAAATCCTTCAACTTCGCATGAAAAATGCCAAAGATTTAAATCGCGTGCGCGAACAGGCTCAAAAAATTCTGGAAGAAAAAAAGAATTACAATTTTTGTTTTGTCTTGAACGATTACGTCGAGTTGGCCCTGGAGCTGGGTGTGGATGGAATTCACGTGGGAGAAAATGATCTTCCTGTGTCGGAGGTGCGAAAAATTGTAGGCCCTCAAATGCTCATTGGTTATTCCTCGCACTCCATCGAAGAAGCCAAACAAGCCGAGGCAGAAGGCGCCGATTATGTCGCCTTGGGTGCCATCTTTCCCACTGCCACCAAGGGCCCTGGACGCCCGGTACAAGGTTTGGAAAAGTTAAAAGAATTTGTAGCTCAAATTTCTATTCCCAAAGTCGCGATTGGGGGCATTACTTGGGATAATTTGGAAGGAGTCTTAAATACTGGCGTAGACGCCATCGCGATGATTACCGCGCTTTCGAAGGCAGAGGATGTTTCCAAGGCTACCGAACTTTATATCAAAAAAATAGCAACTTTATCCGCCCGCTACCGATAA
- a CDS encoding sigma-54-dependent Fis family transcriptional regulator — protein MTPHTPKILIAEDENSLRTILKKLFSEKGYQVETCSEGKLALYKLEQEDFDMALLDLKMPEMTGFEVLTQIKIQKPELPVLLMTAQDTMKNAVEAMKQGAFDYITKPFELDELEVIVERALQTKKLTDDVKELQQELHNKQFDRQAKIIGKSRAIREVYKAIGKVANSNVSVLITGESGTGKELLAKAIHLASPRATAPFIAVNCASIPKELLESELFGYRKGAFTGADESRAGYFEAANHGTLFLDEIGDMPIALQAKLLRSLQEGEIQRLGSTQSIAIDVRILSATNQDLSKMVDEKKFREDLYFRLNVVPLLLPALREREEDIEILAQYFIEKYSLEFSCPSKVLSEECIQLLKAYPWPGNIRELENVIKRTLVMGAGNVISAKEIAPMLREKKAGLSRTEIEQRSLEDIISQKLSIFLDKLQQLGSMDLYETLLPMFERPLLNLILQKTNGNQIQAAKVLGINRNTLRKKIRHLKIKIKNFDFEEVEEED, from the coding sequence ATGACTCCACACACACCCAAAATCCTGATAGCCGAAGACGAAAATTCGCTGCGTACTATCCTCAAGAAACTTTTTTCCGAAAAAGGCTACCAAGTCGAAACCTGCTCGGAAGGTAAATTGGCGCTCTACAAACTGGAACAAGAAGATTTCGACATGGCGCTGCTTGATCTCAAAATGCCTGAGATGACGGGTTTTGAAGTGCTCACCCAAATTAAAATTCAGAAACCAGAACTCCCTGTCCTCCTCATGACGGCTCAAGACACCATGAAAAATGCCGTGGAGGCCATGAAACAAGGAGCATTCGACTACATTACCAAACCTTTTGAGTTGGATGAATTGGAGGTGATCGTCGAAAGGGCCCTTCAAACCAAAAAACTCACCGACGACGTCAAGGAACTGCAGCAAGAACTGCACAATAAGCAATTTGATCGCCAAGCTAAAATCATTGGAAAATCAAGGGCAATCCGGGAAGTGTATAAAGCCATTGGTAAAGTGGCCAACTCCAATGTTTCGGTCTTGATTACCGGTGAATCCGGTACTGGAAAGGAACTGCTGGCCAAGGCAATTCACCTGGCCAGCCCTCGCGCTACCGCACCTTTCATCGCGGTGAATTGTGCTTCGATTCCCAAAGAATTATTGGAAAGCGAACTCTTTGGTTACCGCAAGGGGGCCTTTACGGGGGCGGATGAATCTCGTGCGGGTTATTTTGAGGCGGCGAATCACGGAACACTTTTTCTGGATGAAATCGGAGACATGCCGATTGCACTGCAGGCCAAATTGCTGAGGTCTCTGCAAGAGGGGGAAATCCAGCGTTTGGGGAGTACCCAGAGTATTGCCATTGATGTGCGCATTCTCTCGGCCACTAATCAAGACTTATCCAAAATGGTGGATGAAAAAAAATTCAGGGAAGATCTTTATTTTCGTCTGAATGTGGTGCCCCTGCTGTTGCCAGCCCTGCGTGAACGCGAGGAAGACATCGAAATTCTGGCCCAGTATTTTATCGAAAAATATTCTCTAGAATTTTCCTGTCCCAGCAAGGTGTTAAGCGAGGAGTGTATCCAATTGCTGAAGGCTTATCCCTGGCCTGGCAATATCAGGGAGCTTGAAAATGTGATCAAACGAACTTTGGTGATGGGTGCCGGCAATGTGATCAGCGCCAAGGAAATTGCCCCGATGCTGAGGGAAAAAAAGGCGGGTCTCTCCAGGACAGAAATCGAGCAGCGTTCCCTGGAAGATATAATTTCTCAAAAACTTTCTATCTTTTTAGACAAGTTGCAGCAATTAGGTTCCATGGACTTGTACGAAACCCTGCTCCCCATGTTTGAACGGCCCTTGCTGAACCTCATTTTACAAAAGACCAATGGCAATCAAATTCAGGCGGCAAAGGTATTGGGGATCAATCGCAACACCCTGCGTAAAAAAATTCGGCATTTGAAAATAAAGATTAAAAATTTTGATTTTGAGGAAGTGGAAGAAGAGGATTAA